From a region of the Gemmatimonadales bacterium genome:
- a CDS encoding septum formation initiator family protein, with product MTLARLAMLAAVVFALYFAIQGGEYGTLDLMKLRRQVAAEEEKVALLKRALDSLGRQAMAIEHDPRVQEHVAREQFGMIRKGELLYKLVPADSAGP from the coding sequence GTGACGCTCGCGCGCCTCGCGATGCTGGCGGCGGTGGTCTTCGCGCTCTACTTCGCCATTCAGGGCGGTGAGTACGGCACGCTGGACCTGATGAAGCTCCGCCGGCAAGTGGCGGCGGAGGAGGAGAAGGTCGCGTTGCTCAAGCGTGCGCTGGACTCGCTCGGGCGCCAGGCCATGGCCATCGAGCACGATCCCCGGGTGCAGGAGCACGTCGCCCGCGAGCAGTTCGGCATGATCCGAAAAGGCGAGCTACTCTACAAGCTGGTCCCGGCCGACAGCGCTGGCCCCTGA
- a CDS encoding PAS domain S-box protein, translating into MIQHPAAPPDSPGSSSQRLVPYLWAIAAVSVALVLRILLSPVLGTDFPFITLFPAVFVVAFVAGFGPAVLATMLSAITAVYLVLGRGPVPLIDQADVIGLAFYVGTGLATGLMGESRLRAHRGAAAAARVAEEETARAEEQTIRAEEEAARAEEETLRAEEEAARTQVAAAKAAAESERVDRILASITDAFLVLDRDWTISYMNQRAAALWGGEPSDYVGRNYWKSFPDTVGGPLDEAFHRALAGHVVVRLETYVAPGDKWLSVAAYPAPEGLTVVGQDVTERMRAWEATAIRAAIVASSEDAIIGKRLDGTVTSWNAAAERIFGYSAEEMIGRSIYTLIPPDLHPEEHEALERVSRGQPVEFSETERIRKDGSRVIIALSVSPIRSPAGVVTGASSIKRDITALKLSRAELASETARSRDLAKALDAAQALVRDLDGRITYWSSGSTRLFGWSSSEAVGQLSHELLRTEFPAPLEEIRQALIDLGQWEGELVHVAKDGRRLNVAVHWIVRQGQSDQPLAVIEVNTDVTARRQAEERTRVGERMEVVGQLAGGVAHEANNQMTVVLGATEFLLRRGDLPDPARQDIEQIREAAERTAAITAQLLAFSRRQVLQPRVLELDEAIQGLEAVLGRTLGERSTLTLRLGARSGRVRADPGQLAQVLLNLVLNARDAMPIGGRVSIETSVTQLTEAYARMHPGVAIRPGAYTLLAVSDTGHGMSPETLRHIFEPFYTTKPVGQGTGLGLATVYGIIKQSDGYVWAYSELGQGTTFKVYLPLETEPSTRRPNAELPARASGEVVLVVEDEATVRDMASRSLEEYGYRVVSAGNGPEALALSQQGNGRVALLITDVIMPGMDGRELARRMLALRPGLPVLFMSGYTDDEIVRRGLLEAGQPFLQKPFTPEALGREVGELLKGSGA; encoded by the coding sequence GTGATCCAGCACCCCGCAGCCCCACCCGACTCACCCGGCTCGTCCAGCCAACGGCTGGTACCGTATCTCTGGGCGATTGCGGCCGTGAGCGTCGCCCTGGTGCTCCGGATATTGCTCTCGCCGGTGCTGGGAACCGACTTCCCGTTCATCACGCTGTTCCCGGCGGTTTTCGTCGTGGCGTTCGTCGCTGGCTTCGGTCCTGCAGTGCTGGCGACCATGCTCAGCGCCATCACCGCGGTGTATCTCGTGCTTGGCCGCGGCCCGGTGCCCCTGATCGATCAGGCCGATGTGATCGGCCTCGCCTTCTACGTGGGCACCGGGCTCGCGACCGGACTGATGGGGGAATCGCGGCTCCGGGCCCACCGGGGGGCCGCGGCAGCGGCCCGAGTCGCTGAGGAGGAGACCGCGCGCGCGGAGGAGCAGACCATCCGTGCCGAGGAGGAAGCCGCGAGGGCGGAGGAGGAGACCCTTCGGGCCGAAGAAGAGGCCGCACGGACCCAGGTGGCAGCCGCGAAGGCAGCCGCGGAATCGGAGCGGGTCGATCGCATCCTCGCGAGCATCACGGACGCGTTTCTGGTGCTGGACCGCGACTGGACGATCAGCTACATGAACCAGCGCGCCGCGGCGCTCTGGGGCGGCGAGCCCAGCGATTACGTCGGACGGAATTACTGGAAATCCTTCCCCGACACGGTGGGTGGGCCGCTGGACGAGGCGTTTCACCGGGCCCTCGCCGGCCACGTGGTCGTGCGCCTGGAGACCTATGTCGCGCCCGGAGACAAGTGGCTCTCGGTCGCGGCCTACCCCGCTCCGGAGGGGCTCACCGTCGTGGGCCAGGACGTGACCGAACGCATGCGTGCTTGGGAGGCCACCGCCATCCGGGCGGCCATTGTCGCTTCTTCGGAGGACGCGATCATCGGGAAGCGGCTCGACGGCACCGTCACCAGCTGGAATGCGGCCGCCGAGCGCATCTTCGGCTACTCGGCGGAGGAGATGATCGGCCGATCGATCTACACGTTGATCCCGCCCGATCTCCACCCGGAGGAGCACGAGGCGCTCGAGCGGGTCTCCCGGGGCCAGCCCGTCGAGTTCTCGGAAACCGAGCGGATCAGGAAGGATGGCTCGCGCGTCATCATCGCGCTCAGCGTCTCGCCCATCCGGAGCCCGGCGGGAGTGGTGACCGGCGCCTCCTCGATCAAGCGCGACATCACCGCGTTGAAGCTCAGCCGGGCGGAGCTCGCCAGCGAGACTGCCCGGAGCCGGGACCTGGCCAAGGCGCTCGACGCCGCGCAGGCGCTGGTGCGCGACCTCGATGGCCGGATCACCTACTGGAGCAGCGGGTCGACCAGGCTGTTCGGATGGTCGTCGTCGGAGGCGGTGGGCCAACTCTCTCATGAGCTGCTGCGGACCGAGTTTCCCGCGCCGCTCGAGGAGATCCGCCAAGCGTTGATCGATCTGGGACAATGGGAGGGCGAGCTGGTGCACGTGGCCAAGGACGGGCGGCGTCTCAACGTTGCCGTGCACTGGATCGTCCGGCAGGGCCAATCGGACCAGCCGCTCGCGGTCATCGAAGTGAACACCGATGTCACGGCCCGTAGGCAGGCGGAGGAACGGACCCGGGTGGGGGAGCGGATGGAGGTGGTGGGACAGCTCGCCGGCGGCGTGGCGCACGAGGCCAACAATCAGATGACCGTGGTGCTCGGCGCGACCGAGTTTCTCCTCCGGCGGGGCGACCTGCCTGATCCGGCGCGGCAGGACATCGAGCAGATCCGCGAAGCCGCGGAGCGCACCGCCGCGATCACCGCACAGCTCCTGGCGTTCAGCCGGCGCCAGGTGCTGCAGCCGCGCGTGCTCGAACTGGACGAGGCCATCCAGGGCCTCGAGGCCGTGCTGGGCCGGACGCTGGGTGAGCGCTCGACGCTGACGCTCCGACTGGGAGCCCGGTCCGGCCGGGTGAGGGCCGACCCCGGCCAGCTGGCGCAGGTCCTACTCAACCTGGTGCTCAACGCCCGCGACGCAATGCCGATCGGAGGGCGGGTGAGCATCGAGACCAGCGTGACGCAGTTGACCGAGGCGTACGCCCGGATGCATCCAGGCGTGGCAATTCGACCCGGCGCCTATACACTGCTTGCCGTGAGCGACACGGGCCACGGCATGAGTCCGGAAACGCTGAGGCACATCTTCGAGCCGTTCTATACCACCAAGCCGGTGGGGCAAGGCACCGGGCTGGGTCTCGCGACGGTGTACGGCATCATCAAGCAGAGCGATGGATACGTGTGGGCCTACAGCGAGCTGGGGCAGGGGACCACGTTCAAGGTCTATCTGCCGCTGGAGACGGAACCGAGCACCCGGCGCCCGAACGCGGAGCTGCCCGCCCGCGCCTCGGGCGAGGTAGTCCTGGTGGTGGAGGACGAGGCCACGGTGCGCGACATGGCCTCGCGATCGCTGGAGGAGTATGGCTACCGGGTGGTATCGGCTGGCAACGGGCCGGAGGCGCTGGCGCTGAGTCAACAGGGGAACGGGCGGGTC